From a single Brettanomyces bruxellensis chromosome 5, complete sequence genomic region:
- the FAS1_1 gene encoding beta subunit of fatty acid synthetase produces MTVSRPLVINHGSIETTILTPQEDYLFYQQLTAGFYKSLPDPTESFAGDEEPSTKAELLMKFLGYVVNSVDTIDTEKRRAAKLIIDEFETRFLRGQNIHAFATHALDSEEHPTSLVKVQNNLIKNYYLGKVFLDPAFGMNHEDLGKPALYRAAQDGEADIFAIFGGQGNTDDYFEELREIFNIYHGLVFDFLSKIECQVKSLIATTSDADKVYTHGFDLINWLEEPSATPDTQLLLSIPVSCPLICAIQLCHYLISCKACGITPGQLRAVVKGTTGHSQGLVTSLVVASSDSWKSFEENSMKAIQFLFFLAVRCTQVYPRTSLAPSMMNDSEDNGEGTPGPMLSIRDLSIDQINEFVADTNRHLPESKHINISLVNGARNVVVTGPPESLYGLNLNLRKAKAPAGLSQARVPYSQRKLSFSSRFLPITSPFHSHLLTPANKLIFEDFKRVGLSFSKEEIAIPVFDTFTGEDLREYSESSISERAVNLITTLPVHWVKATNFKSTHIVDFGPGGASGLGVLTHRNKEGTGVRIIMAGALGSSADSVEFGLKQELFDINRASLKFAPNWLEQYRPKLLRTKAGKVYVDTKFSRLLSRPPLMVPGMTPTTVSPDFVAATINSGYHIEMAGGGYFTRSIMVDALKQVASKIKPGSGIGINLIYVNPRMLQWGIPMIKDLREHGFPIQSLTIGAGVPSLEVASEYIKTLHLRHLGLKPGSIDAISQCIKIAKAFPDFPIVLQWTGGRAGGHHSYEDFHQPILQMYGKIRRCSNIILVAGSGFGSTEDTYPYLTGSWSLKYDYPEMPFDGILFGSRVMVAKEAKTSPAAKEAIAACPGVPDSEWEATYKKPTGGILTVTSEMGEPIHKIATRGVIFWKEMDKTIFSLPKAKMLEALKKKKSYIISKLNADFQKPWFGRNADGVCDLGDMTYEEVATRCVELMYVRKSSRWIDPTLRNFTGTFLRRVEERFADAPTTSVIQHFNDLEEPDDAVAKVFSKYPGAKTQIISAEDCDYFISMCLSPTQKPVPFVPVLDENFEYFFKKDSLWQSEDLEAVVGGDVQRTCILQGPVATRYATKVDEPIKTILDDIHEGHIKKLLKDEYDDDIANVPVVEYFAVDDQISEEPIKHLKISHPSKGTVEYSVNSHLPDIEKWFKVLAGKEFNWRRAFISSKVFVEGYNHAANAARKVLKPHKHMQVSISGLDKDDESIVISASIPIRGQQREVVNISRSGSKILMKLIESRTHDGVPVALELLYDYDPSDGFAPIREQMSDRNTRIKEFYWKVWFGAKSPVDLDFSVDSTIDGGSTTINPKDIVELTHAVGNSCEYFVPRPDREQLAPMDFAIVIGWRAIMKAIFPKTVDGDILKLVHLSNSYRMISGSTPLKAGDKVSSDANIVSVINGPTGKTVRVVGHIYRSGKEVIQVISEFFYRGHYTDYEHTFKKIVETPVELKLTTAKDVAVLKSKEWFHCDSETALLGKVLTFRLTSVYKYKSEDVYSYVSTSGAVCYELLTKEVKKVANVEYVAGESFGNPVIEYLSRTGKPIEQPLMFENKIPLAKALRTKSPGSNETYAAVSGDFNPIHVNKVFSSYADLPSTITHGMFSSASIRSLVEMYAADGVAPRVRAYTANFVGMVLPNDELSTTLEHVGMINGRKIIKIETKKVETDEVVLTGEAEIDQPITTFVFTGQGSQEQGMGMDLYKTSEVARAVWDKADKHLIDTYGFSILNIITNNPKELTVHFGGPKGRAVRENYISMLFEYVDENGHLKSEKIFKGIDENTTTYTFRSSNGLLSATQFTQPALTLMEKAAFEDMKSKGLIPEKCMFAGHSLGEYSALASIASVMPIESLVDVVFYRGMTMQVAVPRDNLGRSNYGMVAVDPRRVGKSFDDEGLRFVIEHIDKQTGWLLEIVNYNVENQQYVAAGDLRALDTLTNTLNIVKMQKIDISKLLEMMPIEKVAEELSKIVAKVSKDSLAKPQPITLKRGFACIPLRGISVPFHSSYLRSGVKPFKRFLIKKIPKSAVKPASLIDRYIPNLTGKPFELTKDYFEYVYKLTHSDKIKEILDNWESYEKA; encoded by the coding sequence ATGACCGTTAGCAGACCTCTGGTGATCAACCACGGTTCCATCGAAACAACAATTTTAACTCCTCAAGAGGATTATCTTTTCTATCAGCAGCTGACTGCAGGTTTTTACAAATCTCTCCCGGATCCAACTGAGAGCTTTGCAGGTGATGAGGAGCCATCCACGAAGGCCGAGCTCcttatgaagtttttgggATATGTTGTCAACTCGGTAGATACAATTGACACAGAGAAAAGGCGTGCTGCAAAGTTGATCATCGATGAGTTCGAAACACGTTTCCTCCGTGGTCAGAACATCCATGCTTTTGCTACTCATGCTTTAGACAGCGAGGAGCACCCTACATCTCTCGTCAAGGTTCAGAACAATTTGATCAAGAACTACTATTTGGGTAAGGTCTTTCTTGATCCGGCATTTGGTATGAACCACGAGGATCTGGGAAAGCCTGCCTTATACAGGGCAGCACAGGACGGAGAGGCCGATATCTTTGCTATCTTCGGTGGTCAGGGTAACACAGACGACTACTTTGAAGAGTTGAGAGAAATCTTCAACATATATCACGGTTTGGTGTTTGATTTCCTCTCCAAAATCGAATGCCAGGTCAAATCCCTTATTGCAACCACTTCTGATGCTGACAAGGTTTATACACATGGATTTGACCTCATTAACTGGTTGGAGGAACCCTCTGCTACCCCAGATACCCAGCTACTGCTTTCAATTCCAGTGTCTTGCCCCTTGATATGTGCTATTCAACTTTGCCACTATCTTATCAGTTGCAAGGCTTGTGGCATTACTCCAGGGCAGTTGCGTGCAGTTGTGAAGGGCACTACTGGTCATTCGCAAGGTTTAGTGACGTCTCTTGTTGTTGCCTCATCCGACTCCTGGAAGTCGTTTGAGGAAAATTCCATGAAGGCTATccaatttttgttcttccttGCTGTCAGATGCACCCAGGTCTATCCAAGAACATCGCTCGCACCATCCATGATGAATGATTCCGAGGATAATGGTGAGGGAACACCTGGCCCTATGCTTTCCATCAGAGACCTCTCCATCGATCAGATCAATGAATTTGTTGCGGACACCAACAGACACTTGCCGGAATCCAAGCACATAAACATTTCATTGGTCAACGGTGCGAGAAATGTTGTTGTCACGGGTCCTCCCGAGTCTCTATATGGTCTCAATCTGAATCTCAGAAAGGCGAAGGCTCCGGCCGGTTTGAGCCAGGCCAGAGTTCCTTATTCTCAGCGTAAACTCTCGTTCTCGTCCAGATTCTTGCCAATCACGTCCCCATTCCATTCACACCTTTTGACGCCTGCCAATAAGTTGATTTTCGAGGACTTCAAACGGGTCGGGCTTTCGTTCTCTAAGGAGGAGATTGCTATCCCAGTATTCGACACTTTCACCGGGGAAGATCTTCGTGAATACTCCGAAAGCTCGATTTCAGAACGAGCAGTGAACTTGATTACCACCTTGCCTGTTCACTGGGTCAAGGCCACCAACTTCAAGTCTACGCACATTGTTGACTTCGGACCGGGTGGTGCTTCCGGATTGGGCGTGTTGACCCACAGAAACAAGGAGGGTACGGGTGTTAGAATCATCATGGCCGGTGCACTAGGTTCATCTGCCGATTCGGTGGAATTTGGACTGAAGCAAGAACTCTTTGACATCAACCGTGCCTCCTTGAAATTTGCTCCAAACTGGCTCGAGCAATACAGACCAAAGCTTTTGCGTACCAAGGCAGGAAAGGTTTATGTTGATACCAAGTTTTCTCGTCTTCTCAGCAGACCTCCACTTATGGTTCCTGGAATGACGCCAACTACCGTTTCACCCGACTTTGTTGCTGCTACAATCAACTCCGGATACCACATCGAGATGGCTGGAGGTGGTTACTTCACCAGATCCATCATGGTTGATGCTTTGAAGCAGGTTGCATCCAAGATCAAGCCTGGCTCTGGAATTGGCATCAACTTGATTTATGTCAATCCTAGAATGCTCCAGTGGGGCATTCCAATGATCAAGGATCTCCGTGAGCATGGCTTCCCTATTCAGTCATTGACCATTGGTGCTGGTGTTCCATCTTTGGAAGTTGCCTCTGAGTACATCAAGACCTTACACTTGAGGCATTTGGGTTTGAAGCCTGGATCCATTGATGCTATCAGCCAGTGTATCAAGATCGCAAAAGCCTTCCCAGACTTCCCGATTGTTTTGCAGTGGACCGGAGGCCGTGCCGGTGGTCATCACTCGTATGAGGACTTCCATCAGCCTATTCTTCAGATGTACGGCAAGATTAGACGCTGCTCAAACATAATTCTTGTTGCAGGCTCTGGCTTTGGCTCAACTGAGGACACCTATCCTTACTTGACCGGTTCTTGGTCTCTGAAGTATGATTATCCTGAGATGCCTTTTGATGGTATTCTATTCGGTTCTCGTGTTATGGTTGCCAAGGAGGCCAAGACTTCTCCAGCTGCGAAAGAGGCTATTGCAGCTTGCCCTGGTGTTCCGGATTCGGAGTGGGAAGCCACGTACAAAAAGCCAACAGGTGGTATTTTGACTGTTACTTCTGAGATGGGTGAGCCAATTCACAAGATTGCCACCCGTGGAGTTATCTTCTGGAAGGAGATGGACAAGACGATATTCTCACTTCCAAAGGCCAAGATGTTGGAGGctctgaagaagaagaagtctTACATCATCTCCAAGTTAAATGCTGATTTCCAGAAACCATGGTTTGGAAGAAATGCCGATGGTGTCTGTGATCTTGGTGATATGACGTACGAGGAGGTTGCAACACGTTGTGTCGAGTTGATGTACGTTAGGAAATCGAGTCGTTGGATTGATCCTACCCTCAGAAACTTTACTGGTACATTCCTCAGACGTGTTGAGGAGAGGTTTGCTGATGCTCCAACCACCTCCGTTATCCAGCATTTCAATGATCTTGAGGAGCCAGACGATGCTGTTGCCAAGGTGTTCTCCAAGTATCCGGGTGCCAAGACCCAGATTATCAGTGCTGAAGACTGCGACTACTTCATCAGTATGTGCTTGAGTCCTACGCAAAAGCCCGTTCCATTTGTTCCAGTTCTTGACGAGAACTTCGAgtacttcttcaaaaaggACTCCCTTTGGCAATCTGAGGACCTGGAAGCAGTTGTTGGCGGTGATGTGCAAAGAACCTGTATTCTTCAGGGTCCTGTTGCTACTCGCTATGCTACCAAGGTTGATGAGCCTATCAAGACAATTTTGGACGACATTCATGAAGGCCACATCAAGAAGCTGCTCAAGGATGagtatgatgatgatattgcCAATGTTCCAGTGGTTGAATACTTTGCCGTTGATGACCAAATATCAGAAGAGCCTATCAAGCATTTGAAGATCAGCCACCCAAGCAAGGGTACCGTTGAGTACTCTGTGAACTCACATTTGCCAgacattgaaaaatggTTCAAAGTGTTGGCAGGCAAGGAGTTCAACTGGAGACGTGcattcatttcttctaAGGTGTTTGTTGAGGGATACAACCATGCAGCAAATGCAGCAAGAAAGGTTTTAAAGCCTCACAAGCATATGCAGGTTTCTATTAGCGGGTTGGATAAGGATGATGAGTCTATCGTGATTTCGGCATCTATTCCGATCAGAGGTCAGCAACGCGAGGTTGTCAACATTTCCAGAAGTGGATCCAAAATCTTAATGAAGCTCATCGAGTCCAGAACGCACGATGGAGTGCCTGTGGCTCTTGAACTTCTTTACGATTATGATCCATCGGATGGATTTGCTCCAATTAGAGAACAGATGTCCGACAGGAACACTAGGATCAAAGAATTCTACTGGAAGGTTTGGTTTGGTGCCAAGTCCCCAGTTGACCTTGACTTCTCAGTTGATTCTACAATTGATGGTGGATCTACTACTATCAATCCAAAGGATATAGTGGAGCTAACTCATGCTGTTGGAAACTCCTGCGAGTACTTTGTTCCTAGACCTGACCGCGAGCAGCTCGCTCCAATGGATTTCGCTATTGTGATTGGCTGGAGAGCTATCATGAAGGCCATTTTCCCTAAGACCGTTGACGGGGACATTTTAAAGTTGGTCCATTTGTCGAACTCTTACAGAATGATCTCCGGCTCTACCCCATTGAAGGCTGGTGATAAGGTTTCTTCCGATGCAAACATCGTGTCTGTTATCAATGGTCCGACCGGCAAGACTGTCAGAGTCGTTGGACATATCTACAGGAGTGGTAAGGAGGTCATACAGGTTATATCCGAATTCTTCTACCGTGGCCATTACACAGATTATGAGCACACGTTCAAGAAAATTGTGGAGACCCCTGTTGAGTTGAAGTTGACAACAGCAAAGGATGTTGCAGTTTTGAAATCGAAGGAATGGTTCCACTGTGACTCAGAGACTGCGCTTTTGGGTAAAGTGCTCACCTTCAGACTTACCTCTGTCTACAAGTATAAGTCTGAGGATGTTTATTCGTACGTTTCCACATCTGGTGCTGTCTGTTACGAGCTCCTAACAAAGGAGGTTAAGAAGGTTGCAAACGTCGAATACGTCGCTGGTGAGTCTTTCGGCAACCCGGTTATAGAGTATTTGTCAAGAACCGGTAAGCCGATCGAGCAGCCTCTCATGTTTGAAAACAAGATTCCGTTAGCTAAAGCATTGAGGACGAAATCTCCAGGTTCGAACGAAACTTATGCTGCTGTTTCTGGTGACTTCAACCCTATTCACGTCAACAAGGTGTTCAGCTCTTACGCTGATCTACCAAGCACCATCACTCATGGAATGTTTTCATCCGCCTCTATCAGATCATTGGTTGAGATGTATGCGGCAGATGGTGTGGCACCTAGAGTGCGTGCGTACACTGCAAACTTTGTTGGTATGGTCTTGCCTAACGATGAGTTGAGCACTACTCTAGAGCATGTTGGTATGATAAATGGACGTAAGATCATCAAAATAGAGACGAAGAAGGTGGAGACAGATGAAGTCGTCCTCACTGGTGAAGCTGAGATTGATCAACCTATAACGACATTTGTGTTCACTGGACAGGGATCTCAGGAGCAGGGAATGGGTATGGATCTTTACAAGACATCCGAGGTTGCTCGTGCCGTCTGGGATAAAGCTGACAAGCACCTTATTGACACATACGGATTCTCCATTTTGAACATCATAACAAACAATCCTAAGGAGTTGACTGTTCACTTCGGTGGTCCAAAGGGCCGTGCCGTTAGAGAGAACTATATCTCTATGCTATTCGAATATGTCGATGAGAATGGTCATCTAAAGTCCGAGAAGATTTTCAAGGgtattgatgaaaatactaCGACATATACCTTCCGCTCAAGTAACGGTCTTCTTTCAGCTACGCAATTCACACAACCCGCATTGACATTGATGGAGAAGGCGGCATTTGAGGATATGAAATCCAAGGGATTGATTCCTGAGAAGTGCATGTTTGCTGGTCACTCTCTTGGTGAGTATTCCGCTCTTGCTTCTATAGCAAGTGTTATGCCTATCGAGTCCTTAGTGGATGTTGTTTTCTATAGAGGTATGACTATGCAAGTCGCTGTTCCAAGAGACAATCTAGGAAGATCCAATTATGGTATGGTTGCTGTTGACCCAAGACGTGTTGGCAAatcatttgatgatgaaggaCTTCGCTTTGTCATTGAGCACATTGACAAACAAACAGGATGGTTGCTTGAGATTGTTAACTATAACGTCGAGAACCAACAGTATGTGGCCGCTGGTGATTTGCGTGCCTTGGATACATTAACAAACactttgaatattgtcaaaatgcagaaaatcgatatttcaaagcttttGGAAATGATGCCAATTGAAAAGGTTGCCGAGGAGTTGAGCAAAATCGTTGCTAAGGTGTCTAAAGACTCGTTAGCAAAGCCTCAGCCAATCACACTGAAACGTGGATTTGCATGTATTCCATTGAGAGGAATATCGGTTCCATTCCATTCTTCATACTTGAGATCCGGTGTTAAACCATTCAAGAGATTCCTTATCAAGAAGATTCCAAAGTCTGCTGTTAAACCAGCAAGCTTGATTGACAGGTATATTCCAAACTTAACTGGTAAGCCATTCGAACTTACCAAGGATTACTTTGAGTATGTCTACAAACTTACGCATTCAGACAAGATTAAGGAAATTTTGGACAATTGGGAATCTTATGAAAAGGCATAA
- the DIM1 gene encoding Dimethyladenosine transferase (BUSCO:EOG09263720), with the protein MSHRMPKSARKQLGSRKTPSAANQINRVFKFNTNLGQHILKNPQIAQAIVDKAEIRPSDVVLEIGPGTGNLTMRILEKARKVIAIEVDPRMAGELLKRVQGTPVEKKLEITVGDFMKMKELPYFDVCISNTPYQISSGIVFRLLEMEHPPRIAVLMFQREFAMNLTARPGDNLYNRLSANAQMWANVKHVMKVGKNNFRPPPKVESSVVKVIPKIPRPNLNYSEWDGLLRLCFNRKNKTLGAIFRNKKITAILEENYKRYLAYTIEQNGDMSIESNNDVESLVKQNVNKVLTETGFAEQRASKMDQVAFLKLLYAFHQISATQNSTTDAPSQDDEDYNTWWNYVHGNFYHENNMCTIA; encoded by the exons ATGTCACATAGAATGCCGAAATCAGCCAGGAAGCAGCTtggaagcagaaaaacTCCATCGGCTGCTAATCAAATCAACCGAGTTTTCAAGTTCAACACAAATCTCGGTCAGCATATCTTAAAGAACCCTCAAATCGCACAGGCAATCGTTGacaaagcagaaataaGGCCATCAGATGTTGTTTTAGAAATTGGACCTGGTACCGGTAATCTTACCATGCGAATTTTGGAGAAGGCACGCAAAGTTATTGCTATCGAAGTTGATCCAAGAATGGCTGGGGAACTTTTAAAAAGGGTTCAAGGGACACCtgttgaaaagaagttgGAAATTACTGTTGGTGACTTtatgaaaatgaaggagCTTCCTTATTTTGATGTTTGTATTTCAAATACACCGTATCAGATATCGTCAGGAATCGTTTTTAGATTGCTTGAAATGGAGCATCCTCCGAGAATTGCAGTTCTCATGTTTCAAAGAGAATTTGCAATGAATCTCACTGCCAGGCCAGGTGACAACCTCTACAATCGTTTAAGTGCAAATGCTCAGATGTGGGCTAACGTGAAACACGTTATGAAGGTGGGAAAAAACAATTTCAGACCTCCTCCAAAGGTGGAATCATCAGTGGTCAAAGTGATACCGAAAATCCCAAGACCTAATCTTAATTATAGTGAATGGGATGGATTACTACGTCTTTGTTTTAACCGAAAGAACAAAACGTTGGGTGCTATATTCAggaacaagaagataacAGCAATATTGGAAGAGAACTACAAGAGGTACTTGGCCTACACAATCGAGCAGAACGGAGATATGTCCATTGAATCTAATAACGATGTCGAATCATTGGTGAAACAAAATGTAAATAAGGTGTTAACGGAAACAGGATTCGCGGAACAAAGGGCTTCCAAGATGGATCAAGTGGCTTTTCTCAAGCTATTATACGCATTTCACCAG ATCTCTGCCACCCAAAACTCAACTACCGATGCTCCTTCtcaggatgatgaagacTACAACACCTGGTGGAACTATGTTCATGGTAACTTCTACCATGAGAACAACATGTGCACCATTGCTTAA